Proteins co-encoded in one Erinaceus europaeus chromosome X, mEriEur2.1, whole genome shotgun sequence genomic window:
- the LOC132535799 gene encoding LOW QUALITY PROTEIN: melanoma-associated antigen D4-like (The sequence of the model RefSeq protein was modified relative to this genomic sequence to represent the inferred CDS: substituted 1 base at 1 genomic stop codon) has translation MAEGCRDPQSCKTEEMDPDSHGVLPEDQVVGGQDCEELCALGEYESFLNFHMRLPHNLGSLGAGLRLLEAEPWELDPGLAQTLIXALQLDPETLANEAEERAANVARTAASSRATQAMAEAARATFHQVVSEQLMTPDWGSDCARPRTQGTASAPDPTDRTAVQPQGATPGTALACVHMSQMLVSGQVVALDTPAASCTQPQKAPQAPQVQAAGTGPCTVRAFSQAPWTSERAATRPLAAFLSQSDVSDFNRPPGVSGVGFPRPKRPTLVQEAATQGPSAASAVPPASRAWEGPASGPKATRSRSRKALAKTWWMEPQKVAEAASAKALMAPGLPQQAGAASSTQHSAEPWISKGGKRTKKSKHLNSDTENSEEDREPPVIPPGWRTSEAPLAALAQRAPWPPLAMRTQAPSRHVLCLPTRNVALLQDRANKLVKYLMIKDYKKIPIKRSDMLKDVIREYDDHFPEITERAAYTLEKKFGIHLKETDKEEHLYILVCTRDSSARLLGKTKDTSRLSLLLVILGVIFMNGNCASEAILWEALRKMGLRPGVRHLLLGDLRKLITEEFVKQKYLEYKRIPKSSPPEYVFLWGLRVCHKTSKMKVLKFIAQNQNRDPRDWKAQYLEAVEEAFKMMDVGMTEQQARARMRAQLNIGEEALAGRWSWDDIQVELLTWDEDGDFGDAWARIPFAFWTRYHQYILNSNRASGNANWRADATGGTSGGFGAGILDGPSTSSTAQRRHATTIGADFFWIQ, from the exons ATGGCAGAGGGCTGCAGGGATCCCCAGAGCTGCAAAACTGAAGAAATGGATCCAGATAGCCATGGAGTTCTGCCGGAGGACCAGGTGGTTGGAGGGCAGGACTGCGAAGAACTCTGTGCCTTAGGAGAGTATGAGAGCTTCCTCAACTTCCACATGCGCCTCCCCCACAACCTTGGTAGCTTGGGTGCAGGCCTGCGCCTGTTAGAG GCTGAGCCCTGGGAACTGGACCCTGGGCTGGCCCAGACTCTGATCTAGGCCTTGCAGCTGGATCCAGAAACTCTGGCCAACGAGGCGGAGGAACGTGCTGCCAACGTAGCCCGCACTGCCGCCTCCAGCCGGGCCACTCAGGCCATGGCCGAGGCTGCCCGGGCCACCTTCCACCAGGTGGTCAGCGAGCAGCTGATGACCCCAGACTGGGGCTCAGACTGTGCCCGCCCCAGGACCCAGGGCACAGCCTCTGCCCCGGACCCCACTGACCGCACTGCTGTTCAGCCTCAGGGAGCCACCCCAGGGACAGCCCTGGCCTGTGTGCACATGTCCCAGATGCTGGTCAGTGGGCAGGTGGTGGCCCTCGACACTCCTGCAGCCTCCTGCACGCAGCCCCAGAAGGCACCCCAGGCCCCGCAGGTGCAGGCTGCGGGCACTGGCCCTTGCACGGTCCGTGCTTTCTCTCAAGCTCCATGGACCAGTGAGAGGGCTGCCACCAGACCCCTGGCGGCCTTTCTGAGCCAGAGTGATGTGTCTGATTTCAACCGACCCCCAGGTGTCAGTGGTGTGGGCTTTCCACGGCCCAAGAGACCCACCCTGGTCCAAGAGGCTGCCACCCAGGGCCCCAGTGCAGCCTCCGCGGTGCCCCCGGCATCACGTGCCTGGGAAGGACCAGCATCCGGGCCCAAGGCCACCAGGTCCAGGTCCAGGAAGGCTCTCGCCAAGACTTGGTGGATGGAGCCCCAGAAGGTGGCAGAAGCAGCCTCTGCCAAAGCCCTGATGGCCCCTGGCCTCCCCCAGCAGGCGGGTGCTGCTTCCTCCACTCAGCACAGTGCTGAACCCTGGATCAGCAAGGGAGGCAAGAGGACTAAGA AGTCAAAGCACCTAAATAGTGACACTGAAAACAGCGAGGAGGATAGGGAGCCTCCTGTGATACCGCCAGGCTGGAGAACCTCTGAGGCCCCTCTGGCAGCTCTGGCACAGAGGGCTCCATGGCCCCCATTGGCTATGAGGACCCAGGCGCCCTCCAGGCATGTCCTGTGCCTGCCAACCCGAAATGTGGCCCTTCTGCAAGACAGG GCAAACAAGTTGGTGAAGTACCTGATGATTAAAGACTACAAGAAGATCCCCATCAAGCGCTCAG ATATGCTGAAGGATGTCATCCGAGAATATGATGACCATTTCCCCGAGATCACTGAGAGAGCAGCCTACACTCTAGAGAAG AAATTTGGGATCCACCTGAAGGAGACTGACAAAGAAGAACACCTGTACATTCTTGTCTGCACTCGGGATTCTTCAGCACGACTCCTGGGAAa GACCAAGGACACTTCCAGGCTGAGCCTCCTCTTGGTGATTCTGGGAGTCATCTTCATGAATGGCAACTGTGCCAGTGAGG CCATCCTCTGGGAGGCCCTCCGCAAGATGGGACTGCGTCCTGG GGTGAGGCACCTGCTCCTTGGGGATCTGAGGAAGCTCATCACAGAAGAGTTTGTGAAGCAGAA GTACTTGGAATATAAAAGGATCCCTAAGAGCAGCCCACCTGAGTATGTGTTCCTGTGGGGGCTGCGAGTTTGCCACAAGACCAGCAAGATGAAGGTCTTGAAATTCATCGCCCAG AATCAGAACCGAGACCCACGGGATTGGAAGGCTCAGTACTTGGAGGCCGTGGAGGAGGCTTTCAAGATGATGGATGTGGGCATGACTGAGCAGCAAGCCAGGGCCCGGATGAGGGCCCAGCTGAATATTGGGGAGGAGGCTCTGGCTGGACGGTGGAGCTGGGATGACATCCAGGTCGAGCTCCTGACCTGGGACGAGGATGGAGACTTTGGCGATGCCTGGGCCAGGATCCCCTTTGCTTTCTGGACCAGATACCACCAGTACATCCTGAATAGCAACCGCGCCAGTGGGAATGCCAACTGGAGAGCTGATGCCACTGGTGGCACCAGTGGTGGGTTCGGCGCCGGCATCCTGGATGGCCCCAGCACCAGCTCCACCGCCCAGAGGAGGCATGCCACCACCATCGGTGCTGACTTCTTCTGGATCCAGTAA